In Gossypium arboreum isolate Shixiya-1 chromosome 5, ASM2569848v2, whole genome shotgun sequence, a single genomic region encodes these proteins:
- the LOC108453790 gene encoding dolichyl-diphosphooligosaccharide--protein glycosyltransferase subunit 1B yields MDAPIRAREALGFILFSLLFSICRSSSLNHLLISNAERRIDLSSHIVKVYLTLKVENAGSTPTSEVFLSFPPTQVDHLATVEALVTKGKRKKTTLVRLDVKPTELPDAPNDAKYFTIYLANPLKSGESTTLEVLYLLTHSQEPFPAEIAQSESQLVYYRDSALILSPYHIKQQTTFIKTPSTKVESFTRVEPSNRAGTEIKYGPYEDHPPYSFSPILIHFENNSPFAVVEELVREVEISHWGNLQVTEQYTLVHAGARHKGVFSRVDFQSRPTLNGASSLRYLLARLPPRVHSVYYRDEIGNISSSHLRTDSRKSELEIEPRYPLFGGWKATFVIGYGLPLQDFLFETSDDRRYLNFTFGCPLLETVVDKLTVKVVLPEGSKDPSAVVPFPVEQHLETKYSYLDVVGRTVVVMEKKNLVPTHNSHFQVYYTFKPIFMLAEPLMLASAFFLFFVACVAYLHIDLSIRK; encoded by the exons ATGGACGCTCCGATCAGAGCCAGAGAAGCCCTAGGTTTCATTCTCTTCTCTCTTCTATTTTCGATCTGCAGATCCTCTTCCTTAAACCATCTCCTGATCTCCAACGCCGAGCGTAGA ATTGACTTGAGCTCCCACATTGTCAAAGTTTACTTGACTTTGAAG GTCGAGAATGCTGGTAGTACGCCTACTTCAGAGGTGTTTCTTTCTTTCCCGCCCACTCAAGTTGATCATCTCGCAACGGTTGAAGCATTAGTAACTAAAGGAAAGAGGAAGAAGACTACGTTAGTCCGTCTTGATGTAAAACCAACTGAACTGCCTGATGCACCTAATGACGCTAAATATTTTACGATTTATTTGGCAAATCCCTTAAAGTCTGGTGAAAGCACAACCCTAGAAGTATTGTACCTGTTGACACACTCCCAAGAACCTTTTCCAGCTGAGATAGCCCAATCAGAATCTCAATTAGTATATTATCGTGATAGTGCGTTGATATTGTCACCATATCATATTAAGCAACAAACGACTTTTATTAAGACACCAAGTACTAAAGTGGAATCATTCACAAGGGTGGAACCCAGTAATCGTGCAGGCACTGAAATAAAGTATGGGCCATATGAGGATCATCCTCCATACTCTTTTTCTCCAATTCTTATACATTTTGAGAACAATAGCCCATTTGCTGTTGTTGAGGAGCTTGTTCGTGAAGTTGAGATATCTCATTGGGGCAACCTTCAGGTCACAGAGCAGTACACATTGGTTCATGCCGGTGCCCGGCACAAAGGTGTATTTTCAAG GGTTGATTTCCAATCCAGGCCAACTTTGAATGGTGCATCCTCGTTGAGGTACCTTCTGGCAAGACTACCTCCTAGGGTTCATTCTGTCTACTACCGGGATGAAATAGGAAACATCTCATCCTCACACCTGCGTACTGATTCCCGTAAG TCTGAACTGGAAATTGAACCACGGTATCCTTTATTTGGAGGTTGGAAAGCAACTTTTGTCATCGGTTATGGGCTACCATTACAAGACTTCCTTTTCGAGACATCTGATGACAGGCGTTATCTCAACTTTACTTTTGGATGCCCCCTTCTTGAGACAGTGGTTGACAAGTTAACCGTCAAA GTTGTGTTACCCGAGGGTTCAAAAGACCCTTCTGCTGTGGTTCCCTTTCCTGTGGAGCAGCATCTTGAG ACCAAATACTCTTACCTTGATGTTGTGGGAAGGACTGTGGTGGTCATGGAAAAGAAAAATCTCGTTCCCACACACAACTCTCATTTCCAG GTTTACTACACCTTCAAGCCAATCTTCATGCTTGCGGAGCCTTTGATGTTGGCGTCCGCATTCTTCTTGTTTTTCGTGGCTTGTGTAGCTTACCTGCACATCGATCTTTCCATACGCAAGTGA
- the LOC108451523 gene encoding uncharacterized protein LOC108451523, producing MWQMFGGIVATGENAWAPSSGILPSGVPMGDNTLNERFGDSDEHSNKNEGICLNEVLSNPSQEIPNQRKQTLGVVHDKGKKSSSSRKSSRNTLTTQIEKSCDSMASPRKSVNEIIFPHSQYTISNAMDALHALGDEIPKKDELYYFAIKMFQIPVKREVFLNLDLDVRVWWLRRECANKILLHHFHP from the coding sequence atgtGGCAAATGTTTGGTGGCATTGTAGCCACTGGAGAGAATGCATGGGCACCTTCGTCTGGTATTCTTCCAAGTGGGGTTCCTATGGGAGATAATACACTTAATGAGAGATTCGGTGATTCAGATGAACATAGTAATAAGAATGAAGGTATTTGTCTTAATGAGGTACTATCAAACCCTTCTCAAGAAATTCCTAATCAAAGAAAGCAAACACTTGGGGTTGTACACGATAAAGGAAAAAAATCAAGTTCAAGtagaaaatcatcaagaaataCATTAACTACTCAGATTGAGAAATCGTGTGACAGTATGGCTAGTCCAAGGAAGTCagtgaatgaaattatttttcctCACTCTCAATATACTATTTCAAATGCAATGGATGCTTTGCATGCTTTGGGAGATGAAATTCCAAAAAAAGATGAACTGTACTATTTTGCCATCAAAATGTTCCAAATACCGGTGAAACGAGAAGTGTTTTTGAACTTAGATCTAGATGTTAGGGTTTGGTGGCTTCGACGTGAGTGTGCAAACAAAATCCTATTACATCATTTTCATCCTTGA